The Rhodopseudomonas palustris genome window below encodes:
- a CDS encoding amidase encodes MAADQALVKETACAVVDKLKSGEVTPIEVLDVLQERIAEVDGAVNALPTLCFDRARAHAAELMKKPPAERGLLAGLPVPIKDLTAVAGVLTTQGSPIYKDNVPARSDLMVEHLEANGGVVYAKSNTPEFGAGANTFNEVFGATRNPWDLSRSAAGSSGGAAAALASGTAWLAHGSDMGGSLRNPASFCGIVGLRPSFGRVAHTPAAKIDRNLGVQGPMARNVEDVALLLDAMSGEYAADPLSIPSPATSFLAAARSRQKPLRVAYSPDLGITPVDPEVAAVTRKAAERFAEAGVIVEEAQPDLSEAHECFQALRAFDFAISKADLLRTKRDLLKPEVIWNIEQGLKLSVDDLAKAEAQRVAMAARAIEFFKTYDLLLCPATITAPFPVEQRYLAECNGHTFDNYVEWLGIVYAITLVCCPALSLPCGFTATGLPIGLQMVAKPRNEAGLLAGAALLEDILGLKSTTPIDPRPAPASL; translated from the coding sequence GTGGCGGCAGATCAGGCGCTGGTAAAGGAAACCGCTTGTGCAGTGGTCGACAAGCTCAAGTCCGGCGAGGTGACGCCGATCGAGGTTCTCGATGTGCTGCAAGAGCGGATTGCCGAAGTCGACGGCGCCGTCAATGCTCTCCCCACGCTGTGCTTCGATCGCGCGCGCGCTCACGCCGCCGAGCTGATGAAAAAACCGCCGGCGGAGCGCGGTCTTCTGGCCGGTCTGCCGGTGCCGATCAAGGATCTCACCGCGGTCGCAGGCGTGCTCACCACCCAGGGCTCGCCGATCTACAAGGACAATGTCCCGGCGCGCTCCGACCTGATGGTCGAGCATCTCGAAGCCAATGGCGGCGTAGTCTACGCCAAGTCGAACACGCCGGAATTCGGCGCCGGCGCCAATACGTTCAACGAAGTGTTTGGCGCGACGCGCAACCCGTGGGATCTGTCGCGCTCGGCGGCGGGCTCGTCCGGCGGCGCCGCGGCGGCCCTTGCATCGGGCACCGCATGGCTGGCCCACGGCTCGGACATGGGCGGTTCGCTGCGCAATCCGGCGAGCTTCTGCGGCATCGTCGGCTTACGTCCCAGCTTCGGCCGAGTCGCGCACACCCCGGCGGCAAAGATCGACCGCAATCTCGGCGTCCAGGGCCCGATGGCCCGCAATGTCGAAGACGTCGCGCTGCTGCTCGACGCGATGAGCGGTGAATACGCCGCCGACCCGCTGTCGATCCCCTCGCCCGCCACCTCGTTCCTCGCTGCAGCGCGGTCGCGGCAGAAGCCGCTGCGCGTGGCGTATTCGCCCGACCTCGGCATCACGCCGGTCGATCCGGAAGTCGCCGCCGTTACCCGCAAGGCGGCCGAACGCTTCGCCGAAGCCGGCGTGATCGTCGAAGAGGCGCAGCCCGATCTGTCCGAAGCACATGAGTGCTTCCAGGCGTTGCGCGCATTCGACTTCGCGATCAGCAAGGCCGATCTGCTGCGCACCAAGCGCGACCTGCTGAAGCCGGAAGTGATCTGGAATATCGAACAGGGCCTGAAGCTCAGCGTCGACGATCTCGCCAAGGCCGAGGCGCAGCGGGTGGCGATGGCGGCGCGCGCGATCGAGTTCTTCAAGACCTACGATCTGCTGCTGTGCCCGGCAACGATCACCGCGCCGTTCCCGGTCGAGCAGCGCTACCTCGCCGAATGCAACGGCCACACCTTCGACAACTATGTCGAATGGCTCGGCATCGTCTATGCGATCACGCTGGTGTGCTGCCCGGCCCTGTCGCTGCCTTGCGGCTTCACCGCAACCGGGCTGCCGATCGGCCTTCAGATGGTGGCAAAACCGCGCAACGAAGCCGGCCTGCTCGCCGGCGCCGCACTGCTCGAGGATATCCTCGGCCTGAAGAGCACCACCCCGATCGACCCGCGCCCGGCGCCTGCCAGCCTGTAG
- a CDS encoding ferredoxin → MSDHLRASETLKIHVDQDKCQGHARCKALAPELFELDDYGNAHETGDGTVPTALIDQAWLAKSNCPENAIVIDEA, encoded by the coding sequence ATGTCCGATCACCTGAGAGCGTCCGAGACGCTGAAAATCCACGTCGACCAGGACAAGTGTCAGGGCCATGCGCGCTGCAAAGCGCTGGCTCCTGAATTGTTCGAGCTCGATGACTATGGAAATGCCCACGAAACCGGCGACGGCACGGTGCCTACCGCGCTGATCGACCAGGCATGGCTGGCCAAGTCCAACTGCCCCGAGAACGCGATCGTCATCGACGAAGCTTGA
- a CDS encoding GH1 family beta-glucosidase → MASSLTPPASEPMPGLPVLSHIRKDFIWGVSTASFQIEGAANEDGRGQSIWDVYCRAGYVANNDTGDVACDHYHRYQEDVALMKALGIQVYRFSIAWPRIFPQGTGAINEPGLAFYDRLIDALEAAGIEPWICLYHWDLPQALEERGGWMNREIVGWFADYARVIGERYGKRVKHFATFNEPGIFSLFSRSFGARDRSADEKLHRWIHHVNLAHGAAVDVLRETVPNAKIGLVTNYQPVYPSSDKPEDVAEAKLISDYWNRAFADPQYRGEYPDLIRDAIKPFIQPGDMERIHRPLDWFGLNHYSPVYINSDPNAIVGLGWGPKPAGIPRSPIDWTIEPDAFRDTLVEISRRYGKPVYVTENGYGSNIEKPDANGEVIDPGRIAFLRDYITALDQAVAAGADVRGYMVWSLLDNFEWESGYSVRFGLIYIDYATLRRIPKASFNWFADVIRHARGASA, encoded by the coding sequence ATGGCCTCATCGCTCACCCCTCCCGCATCTGAGCCCATGCCCGGTTTGCCGGTGCTGTCGCACATCCGCAAAGACTTCATCTGGGGCGTGTCGACGGCGAGCTTCCAGATCGAAGGCGCCGCCAACGAAGACGGCCGCGGCCAGAGCATCTGGGACGTGTACTGCCGCGCCGGCTACGTCGCCAACAACGACACCGGCGACGTCGCCTGCGATCACTATCATCGCTATCAGGAAGACGTCGCGCTGATGAAGGCGCTCGGGATTCAGGTGTATCGGTTTTCGATCGCCTGGCCGCGGATCTTCCCGCAAGGTACCGGCGCGATCAACGAGCCCGGCCTCGCCTTCTATGATCGCCTGATCGACGCGCTGGAAGCTGCCGGCATCGAGCCGTGGATCTGTCTGTATCACTGGGATCTGCCGCAAGCGCTGGAAGAGCGCGGCGGCTGGATGAACCGCGAGATCGTCGGCTGGTTCGCCGACTATGCCCGGGTGATCGGCGAGCGCTACGGCAAGCGGGTGAAGCACTTCGCGACCTTCAACGAGCCCGGCATCTTCAGCCTGTTCAGCCGCTCATTCGGCGCGCGCGACCGCAGCGCGGATGAAAAGCTGCATCGCTGGATTCATCACGTCAATCTGGCGCACGGCGCCGCCGTCGACGTGCTGCGCGAGACCGTCCCCAACGCCAAGATCGGATTGGTCACCAACTATCAGCCGGTGTACCCGTCGAGCGACAAGCCGGAAGACGTCGCCGAGGCAAAGCTGATCAGCGACTATTGGAATCGCGCTTTCGCCGACCCGCAGTATCGTGGCGAATACCCCGACCTGATCCGCGACGCCATCAAGCCGTTCATCCAGCCGGGCGACATGGAGCGCATCCACCGGCCGCTCGACTGGTTCGGCCTGAACCACTACAGCCCCGTCTATATCAACTCCGATCCGAACGCGATCGTCGGGCTCGGCTGGGGCCCGAAGCCGGCAGGCATTCCGCGCTCGCCGATCGACTGGACGATCGAGCCGGACGCCTTCCGCGATACACTGGTCGAGATCAGCCGCCGCTACGGCAAGCCGGTCTACGTCACCGAGAACGGCTACGGCAGCAATATCGAAAAACCCGACGCCAACGGCGAGGTGATCGACCCCGGCCGTATCGCCTTCCTGCGCGATTACATCACCGCGCTCGACCAGGCGGTCGCCGCCGGCGCCGATGTCCGCGGCTACATGGTCTGGTCGCTGCTCGACAATTTCGAATGGGAATCCGGCTACAGTGTCCGCTTCGGGCTGATCTACATCGACTATGCGACGCTGCGCCGGATCCCGAAGGCGTCGTTCAACTGGTTCGCCGACGTAATCCGTCACGCCCGCGGCGCGAGCGCCTGA
- a CDS encoding tartrate dehydrogenase encodes MPEGLRVLEAAAKKHRVKLVFDHFDFASYDYYEKHGQMMPDDWKEKIGGHDAIFFGAVGWPAKIPDHISLWGSLIKFRREFDQYVNLRPVRLMPGVPSPLAGRQPGDIDFWVVRENTEGEYSSVGGRMFPDTEREFVTQQSVMTRVGVDRILKFAFELAQSRPKRHLTSATKSNGISITMPYWDERVEAVAKSYPEVKWDKYHIDILTAHFVLHPDWFDVVVGSNLFGDILSDLGPACTGTIGIAPSGNINPEGDFPSVFEPVHGSAPDIAGQGIANPIGMIWSGAMMLEHLGEKQAADSIVKAIERTLEERTLRTRDLGGQADTSACGKGVAEMVE; translated from the coding sequence ATGCCGGAAGGACTGCGTGTGCTCGAAGCCGCGGCGAAGAAACATCGGGTCAAACTGGTGTTCGACCATTTCGATTTCGCCAGCTACGACTATTACGAAAAGCACGGCCAGATGATGCCGGACGACTGGAAGGAGAAGATCGGCGGGCATGATGCGATCTTCTTCGGCGCCGTCGGCTGGCCGGCGAAGATTCCGGATCACATTTCGCTGTGGGGTTCGCTGATCAAGTTCCGCCGCGAGTTCGATCAGTACGTCAACCTGCGTCCCGTGCGGCTGATGCCCGGGGTGCCGTCGCCGCTCGCCGGCCGCCAGCCGGGCGATATCGATTTCTGGGTGGTGCGCGAGAACACCGAGGGCGAATACTCGTCGGTCGGCGGCCGGATGTTCCCGGACACCGAGCGTGAGTTCGTCACCCAGCAGTCGGTGATGACCCGTGTCGGCGTCGATCGCATTCTAAAGTTCGCGTTCGAGCTGGCGCAGTCGCGGCCGAAGCGGCATCTCACCTCAGCCACCAAGTCGAACGGCATCTCGATCACGATGCCGTATTGGGACGAACGCGTCGAAGCGGTGGCGAAGAGCTACCCGGAGGTGAAGTGGGACAAGTACCACATCGACATCCTCACGGCGCACTTCGTGCTGCATCCGGACTGGTTCGACGTGGTGGTCGGCTCCAATTTGTTCGGCGACATCCTGTCCGACCTCGGCCCGGCCTGCACCGGCACCATCGGCATTGCCCCGTCGGGTAACATCAATCCGGAAGGCGACTTCCCGAGCGTGTTCGAGCCGGTGCACGGCTCGGCGCCGGATATCGCCGGCCAAGGCATCGCCAATCCGATCGGGATGATCTGGTCGGGCGCGATGATGCTGGAGCACCTCGGCGAGAAGCAGGCGGCGGATTCGATCGTCAAGGCGATCGAACGCACCTTGGAGGAGCGCACGCTCCGCACCCGTGATCTCGGCGGTCAGGCCGACACCTCGGCCTGTGGCAAGGGCGTGGCCGAGATGGTGGAGTAA
- a CDS encoding ATP-binding cassette domain-containing protein encodes MDAVTSNFAPTLEVRGLTKRFGGLTAVKNLSFDLRAGEIFGLIGPNGSGKSTAMKSIMGIERPTAGEVMFQGENVAGLPAHKIARKGFGMVFQHSRPLNRQTVLENIMVALLPDSLLALFHDRALVERAEAIAERVGLGAVMRRKPPTLPFADLRRLELAKAIARDPKVVLVDEPFAGLTLAEVGTFSELIAGFRDEGRAVLLVDHNVKSVAALVDRVLAMYLGEEICTGAAGEVMKNETVRRVYLGGAIETSARPETSFHDKVPLLQVENVNVFYGKAQALENVSIHVHEGEFVSVVGLNGAGKTTLFNTISGLLPYTGAIKRGGEVLRGTSAAKIARDGIVQCPESRELFGEMTVRENLDLGGYHLADDVRDKQIEWLFDLFPILRERHGQLAQTLSGGEQQMLAIGRALMMQPKILILDEPTLGLAPVILEQLSKALEKLRQTSSITVLLGEQNVTFALPHADRVYVLEHARIVWEGDPARFAAEAGEGYL; translated from the coding sequence ATGGACGCCGTCACCAGCAACTTCGCTCCCACCCTCGAAGTCCGCGGTCTGACCAAACGGTTCGGCGGTCTCACCGCAGTCAAGAACCTGTCGTTCGACCTGCGCGCTGGCGAGATTTTCGGCCTGATCGGGCCGAACGGGTCAGGCAAATCCACCGCGATGAAATCGATCATGGGGATCGAGCGCCCGACCGCCGGCGAGGTCATGTTTCAGGGCGAGAACGTCGCCGGCCTGCCGGCGCATAAGATCGCCCGCAAGGGCTTCGGCATGGTGTTTCAGCATTCGCGGCCGCTGAATCGGCAGACCGTGCTGGAAAACATCATGGTGGCGCTGCTGCCCGACAGCCTGCTGGCGCTGTTTCACGATCGGGCGCTGGTCGAACGCGCCGAGGCGATTGCCGAACGTGTCGGCCTCGGCGCGGTGATGCGGCGGAAGCCGCCGACGCTGCCGTTCGCCGACCTGCGCCGCCTCGAATTGGCCAAAGCGATCGCGCGCGATCCCAAGGTCGTGCTGGTCGACGAGCCGTTCGCCGGCCTGACGCTGGCGGAGGTCGGCACCTTCTCCGAACTGATCGCCGGCTTCCGCGACGAAGGCCGCGCGGTGCTGCTGGTCGACCACAACGTCAAGAGCGTCGCAGCGCTGGTCGACCGCGTGCTGGCAATGTATCTCGGCGAAGAGATCTGCACCGGCGCCGCCGGCGAGGTGATGAAGAACGAGACGGTGCGCCGGGTGTATCTCGGCGGCGCGATCGAGACCTCGGCGCGACCCGAGACCAGCTTTCACGACAAGGTCCCGCTGCTGCAGGTCGAGAACGTCAACGTGTTCTACGGCAAGGCACAGGCGCTCGAGAACGTCTCGATCCACGTCCACGAGGGCGAGTTCGTCTCGGTGGTCGGACTCAACGGCGCCGGCAAGACCACGCTGTTCAACACTATCTCCGGGCTGCTGCCCTACACCGGCGCGATCAAGCGCGGCGGCGAAGTCCTGCGTGGCACCTCGGCGGCCAAGATTGCCCGCGACGGCATCGTGCAGTGCCCGGAATCCCGCGAATTGTTCGGCGAGATGACGGTGCGCGAGAATCTCGACCTCGGCGGCTATCACCTCGCCGACGACGTCCGCGACAAACAGATCGAATGGCTGTTCGATCTGTTTCCGATCTTGCGGGAACGCCATGGTCAGCTCGCGCAGACCTTGTCCGGCGGCGAGCAGCAGATGCTCGCGATCGGCCGCGCGCTGATGATGCAGCCGAAGATCCTGATCCTGGACGAGCCGACGCTCGGGCTCGCGCCAGTGATCCTGGAGCAGCTGTCAAAGGCGCTGGAGAAGCTGCGCCAGACGTCGTCGATCACCGTGCTGCTCGGCGAACAGAACGTCACCTTCGCGCTGCCGCACGCGGACCGTGTCTATGTGCTCGAACACGCCCGCATCGTCTGGGAAGGCGATCCGGCGCGCTTTGCCGCCGAGGCCGGAGAGGGCTATCTGTAA
- a CDS encoding branched-chain amino acid ABC transporter permease — MGFFTSRLFWIALLVVAVASTLPLYVSGYILGLLTVAFYFGVFAMAWDLLFGFAGEVNFGPTFLIGVGAYTAGIINNQYGVSPYFCIFIGAMASVVAGFILALPALRVRGPYFGLTTLVAVLMLQNFIVVFADLTGGEIGLTIPDVITINAGANYWIALGFMTVSGAILYGLSQSPIGLVLQASGQDPVQAGALGFNIVKHKLFAFVVSAFFSGLSGALLVFYFGTASVGTVVDVAVGVNVIVAAVLGGRRTVIGAALGAVFLIVAGEFLRPTGELATFIVSAIALLVVLFFPGGFLGAAMSREART; from the coding sequence ATGGGGTTCTTTACATCACGCTTGTTCTGGATCGCGCTGCTGGTGGTCGCAGTCGCCTCGACACTGCCACTCTATGTCTCGGGCTACATTCTCGGCCTGCTGACGGTGGCGTTCTATTTCGGCGTATTCGCGATGGCCTGGGACCTGCTGTTCGGCTTCGCCGGCGAGGTCAATTTCGGTCCGACCTTCCTGATCGGCGTCGGCGCCTACACCGCCGGCATCATCAACAATCAATACGGCGTGTCGCCGTATTTCTGCATCTTCATCGGTGCGATGGCCTCGGTGGTCGCCGGCTTCATCCTGGCGCTACCGGCGCTAAGGGTGCGCGGGCCGTATTTCGGCCTGACCACTCTGGTCGCGGTGCTGATGCTGCAGAACTTCATCGTGGTGTTTGCCGACCTCACCGGTGGTGAGATCGGCCTGACCATTCCGGACGTCATCACCATCAACGCCGGTGCCAATTACTGGATCGCGCTCGGCTTCATGACGGTGAGCGGCGCCATCCTGTACGGCCTGTCGCAATCGCCGATCGGCCTGGTGCTGCAGGCCTCGGGCCAGGATCCGGTGCAGGCCGGCGCACTCGGCTTCAACATCGTCAAGCACAAGCTGTTCGCCTTCGTGGTCAGTGCCTTCTTCTCCGGCCTGTCCGGCGCGCTCTTGGTGTTCTACTTCGGCACCGCCTCGGTCGGCACCGTAGTCGACGTCGCAGTCGGCGTGAACGTGATTGTGGCCGCCGTGCTCGGCGGACGACGCACCGTGATCGGCGCTGCGCTCGGCGCGGTGTTTCTGATCGTCGCCGGCGAATTCCTGCGTCCGACCGGCGAACTCGCCACCTTCATCGTCTCGGCGATCGCTCTGCTCGTCGTGCTTTTCTTCCCCGGCGGCTTCCTCGGAGCAGCCATGTCGCGTGAGGCCCGGACTTGA
- a CDS encoding branched-chain amino acid ABC transporter permease: MLALQILIDGFAISALYALGATGFTLIFGVSGVLNLSHGAIMVAAAVAAWAASSTFGVGSYAGALIGIATALVIALLTYFAVVQPIQRSRRIANEEKEIFVLTGTLLWGIMIQEAIAYLFTNNAKTVLPIVNGVVEIFGVRTPRNEIFTAVVCCLVIALLWLLVNRTKIGKAVLAASMNPRGVTLLGLELTNIYVVVWIIYGVLAGIAGVLLGMFLGVSSYSVGPLTASAFSIVVLGGLGSVSGSLIAAFVVGYLETFTAYMISPAYRTIPALLLLVTVMYLRPQGLLGRR; the protein is encoded by the coding sequence ATGCTCGCCCTGCAAATCCTGATCGACGGTTTCGCCATCAGCGCGCTGTATGCGCTGGGCGCGACCGGGTTCACGTTGATCTTCGGCGTCTCCGGCGTGCTCAACCTGTCGCACGGCGCCATCATGGTTGCCGCCGCGGTTGCGGCCTGGGCAGCGTCGAGCACGTTCGGCGTCGGCAGTTACGCCGGCGCGCTGATCGGCATCGCCACCGCGCTGGTGATCGCGCTGCTCACCTATTTCGCGGTGGTGCAGCCGATCCAGCGCTCGCGGCGGATCGCCAATGAGGAGAAGGAAATCTTCGTTCTCACCGGCACCCTGCTGTGGGGCATCATGATCCAGGAGGCGATCGCCTACCTGTTCACCAACAACGCCAAGACCGTGCTGCCGATCGTCAACGGAGTGGTCGAGATCTTCGGCGTCCGCACCCCGCGCAACGAGATCTTCACCGCGGTGGTCTGCTGCCTGGTGATTGCGCTGCTGTGGCTTTTGGTGAACCGCACCAAGATCGGCAAGGCGGTGCTGGCTGCCTCGATGAACCCGCGCGGCGTCACCCTGCTCGGGCTCGAGCTCACCAACATCTATGTCGTGGTGTGGATCATCTACGGCGTGCTCGCCGGCATCGCCGGCGTGCTGCTCGGCATGTTCCTCGGGGTGTCGTCCTACAGTGTCGGGCCGCTGACCGCGAGCGCGTTTTCGATCGTGGTGCTCGGCGGGCTCGGCAGCGTCTCCGGCTCGCTGATCGCTGCTTTCGTGGTCGGCTATCTCGAAACCTTCACCGCCTACATGATCTCGCCGGCCTACCGCACCATCCCGGCGCTGCTGCTGTTGGTGACGGTGATGTATCTGCGGCCTCAGGGCCTGCTCGGGAGGCGCTGA
- a CDS encoding SDR family oxidoreductase encodes MDLHLRGKRVLITGASKGIGAAAAEAFAEEGCHLRLAARNKDALEALAARLRDQHGVGVAVHIADLRNKTDLSQLAAQATDIDILVNNAGDIPRGTIDAIDDATWRHAWDLKVFGFIDLTRLVYAQMKARGGGVIINDIGAAGERLDPGYICGSAGNAALMAFTRALGSRSLADNIRVVGINPGPVGTDRYLGRMKGRAKAELGDESRYLELQKNLPLGRPAQPREIADLMAYLASDRSGYTTGAIFSVDGGLSAGWPA; translated from the coding sequence ATGGACCTGCATCTGCGCGGCAAGCGCGTCCTCATCACCGGCGCGTCGAAGGGCATCGGCGCCGCCGCGGCCGAAGCTTTCGCCGAGGAAGGCTGTCACCTGCGGCTCGCCGCCCGCAACAAGGATGCGCTGGAAGCCCTCGCCGCCCGGCTCCGCGACCAGCACGGCGTCGGCGTCGCAGTCCACATCGCCGACCTGCGCAACAAGACGGACCTGTCGCAGCTCGCCGCTCAGGCGACGGATATCGACATCCTGGTCAACAACGCGGGCGATATTCCGCGCGGCACGATCGATGCGATCGACGATGCGACCTGGCGCCATGCGTGGGATCTGAAAGTGTTCGGCTTCATCGATCTCACCCGCTTGGTGTACGCGCAGATGAAGGCGCGCGGCGGCGGCGTTATCATCAACGACATCGGCGCGGCCGGCGAACGGCTCGACCCCGGTTATATCTGCGGCTCTGCCGGCAACGCTGCGCTGATGGCGTTCACCCGGGCGCTCGGCAGCCGCAGCCTCGCCGACAACATCCGCGTCGTCGGCATCAATCCCGGCCCGGTCGGCACCGATCGCTATCTCGGGCGGATGAAGGGCCGCGCCAAAGCCGAACTCGGCGACGAGAGCCGCTACCTCGAATTGCAGAAGAACCTTCCGCTCGGCCGCCCGGCGCAGCCGCGCGAGATCGCCGACCTGATGGCCTATCTGGCGTCCGACCGGTCCGGCTACACCACCGGTGCGATCTTCTCGGTCGATGGCGGCCTCAGCGCTGGCTGGCCGGCCTGA
- a CDS encoding SbmA/BacA-like family transporter: MGLFSHNDSNGHNLTGFWLLSRRFWLSGKPRVTGLIVVLIGVVLAQLLVQFYLNLWNRHFFDALERRDAGALWTQTGIFVMLAATSVLVAATSVWGRMTGQRKWRESMTCEILARWSRKDHNVPIDGTDHGAENPEYRLAEDVRIATDSPVDLILAFLSSVLTALTFFSVLWSVGGSIDISVFGHRAEIPGYLVVGVVGYSTLMTALMLWFGRRMTSISERRNQNEAEFRAAAEVMRGGRPASEADEKAWMAKLARRLQEVLRSWRELCWQLVDMTLVSHSNFLFAPVAAYFLCFPKYLAGAMTLGEVTQSAAAFVTVQGAVNWLVDNYQRLADWRSSANRVAALLAAIDAMPDRTPATPAEASRELASS, encoded by the coding sequence ATGGGACTCTTCTCACATAACGACTCCAACGGCCACAACCTGACCGGGTTCTGGCTGCTGTCCCGCAGATTTTGGCTGAGCGGCAAGCCGCGCGTCACGGGCCTGATCGTGGTGCTGATCGGCGTGGTGCTCGCACAACTGCTGGTTCAGTTTTATCTCAATTTGTGGAATCGGCATTTCTTCGATGCACTCGAACGACGTGATGCCGGCGCCTTGTGGACGCAGACCGGGATATTCGTGATGCTGGCCGCCACCAGCGTGCTGGTCGCTGCGACCTCGGTGTGGGGCCGCATGACCGGGCAGCGCAAATGGCGCGAGTCCATGACATGTGAAATCCTGGCGCGCTGGTCGCGAAAGGACCACAACGTCCCAATCGATGGTACAGATCACGGCGCCGAGAACCCGGAATATCGCCTCGCCGAGGACGTCCGGATCGCCACCGACTCACCGGTCGATCTGATTCTGGCGTTTCTGTCGTCGGTGCTGACAGCGCTGACCTTCTTCAGTGTGCTGTGGAGCGTCGGCGGCAGCATCGACATCAGCGTGTTCGGTCATCGCGCCGAGATCCCGGGCTATCTGGTGGTCGGCGTGGTCGGGTATTCCACCCTGATGACCGCGCTGATGCTGTGGTTCGGCCGGCGCATGACCAGCATCAGCGAGCGTCGAAATCAGAACGAGGCGGAATTCCGGGCCGCGGCCGAGGTGATGCGGGGCGGGCGTCCCGCCAGCGAGGCCGACGAGAAGGCCTGGATGGCGAAGCTGGCGCGGCGGCTGCAGGAGGTGCTGCGGTCGTGGCGCGAGTTGTGCTGGCAGCTCGTCGACATGACGCTGGTGTCGCACAGCAACTTCCTGTTCGCGCCGGTCGCCGCGTATTTCCTGTGCTTTCCGAAATATCTCGCCGGCGCGATGACGCTCGGCGAGGTGACGCAGAGCGCGGCGGCGTTCGTCACCGTGCAGGGCGCGGTGAACTGGCTGGTCGACAATTATCAGCGGCTGGCGGACTGGCGCTCGTCGGCCAACCGTGTCGCGGCTCTGCTGGCCGCGATCGATGCGATGCCGGACCGCACGCCGGCGACGCCAGCCGAGGCGTCGCGCGAATTGGCGTCGTCGTAA
- a CDS encoding ABC transporter substrate-binding protein, whose product MRAMVAATALGFGASSALAADPIKIGVIAEAQAIAGASIPQAAQLAAEEINAKGGIDGRKIEIVSYDNHSSSADSVRAFQRAVNEDKVNVVIASYISEVVLALMPWASRLKTPFVTPGAASNEITKAVNKDYEKNKYTFHGYLTSGELAQSVCDAAKDLLVDARQMKTAVIMSEDAAWTKPLDVGYQECLPKVGLKVLDHIRFSPDTTDFTPIFNKIEGSKPDVIITGISHVGVQPTVQWKNQQVPIPMFGISSQATNETFGKDTNNASDGVLYQGVSGPGVAVTSKSVPFAENFKKKYGNYPSYAGYTAYDEVYYIAEAVKRAGSTDGEKLVEALEKTDYEGTIGRVQFYGKDEPFTHGLKYGKGLLTGLMLQWQDGKQVAVWPPEVAKAKIKFPAFIKAAAN is encoded by the coding sequence ATGCGCGCTATGGTCGCCGCGACTGCGCTCGGATTCGGAGCTTCGTCGGCACTCGCAGCCGACCCGATCAAGATCGGCGTGATCGCCGAAGCGCAGGCGATCGCCGGCGCGTCGATTCCGCAGGCCGCGCAGCTCGCCGCTGAAGAAATCAACGCCAAAGGCGGCATCGACGGCCGCAAGATCGAGATCGTCAGCTACGACAACCACTCGTCGTCCGCCGATTCCGTGCGCGCCTTCCAGCGCGCTGTGAATGAGGACAAGGTCAACGTGGTGATCGCCAGCTACATCTCGGAAGTTGTGCTGGCGCTGATGCCCTGGGCGTCGCGGCTAAAAACGCCGTTCGTGACGCCGGGCGCAGCGTCGAACGAGATCACCAAGGCGGTCAACAAGGACTACGAAAAGAACAAATACACCTTCCACGGCTATCTGACCTCGGGCGAGCTCGCCCAGTCGGTGTGCGATGCCGCGAAGGATCTGCTGGTCGACGCCCGGCAGATGAAGACGGCCGTGATCATGAGCGAGGACGCCGCCTGGACCAAGCCGCTCGACGTCGGCTACCAGGAGTGCCTGCCGAAGGTCGGGCTCAAGGTGCTCGACCACATTCGGTTCTCGCCCGACACCACCGATTTCACGCCGATCTTCAATAAGATCGAAGGCTCGAAGCCGGACGTGATCATCACCGGCATCTCGCATGTCGGCGTGCAGCCGACGGTGCAGTGGAAGAACCAGCAGGTGCCGATCCCGATGTTCGGCATCTCCTCCCAGGCCACCAACGAGACCTTCGGCAAGGACACCAACAACGCGTCCGATGGCGTGCTGTATCAAGGCGTGTCGGGCCCCGGCGTCGCGGTGACGTCGAAGTCGGTGCCGTTCGCCGAGAACTTCAAGAAGAAGTACGGCAACTATCCATCTTACGCCGGTTACACGGCCTATGACGAGGTCTATTACATCGCCGAAGCGGTGAAGCGCGCCGGCTCTACCGACGGCGAGAAGCTGGTCGAGGCGCTGGAAAAGACCGATTACGAAGGCACGATCGGCCGCGTCCAGTTCTACGGCAAGGACGAGCCGTTCACCCACGGCCTGAAATACGGCAAGGGCCTGCTCACCGGTCTGATGCTGCAATGGCAGGACGGCAAGCAGGTCGCGGTGTGGCCGCCGGAAGTGGCCAAAGCCAAGATCAAGTTCCCGGCCTTCATCAAGGCTGCTGCGAACTGA